The DNA window GGCGTCTTCTCCACCTCGATGTCCAGTTGGCTGGTCTGGATCACGTACTTCGAGCCCTGGTCGCTGATCGTCGCGCCGGCGGAGGTCCAGTCGGCCAGCGGCTTGGCGATCATCGGCTGGTCCGTCTCGAACGGGCCGACCCAGTGGTAATCCACCCGGACCACGTCCGCCGCGAACGGGGTGACCTCGACCGAGCCCCCGCCGCTCAACGCGAACGAGGCGGTGATGTTGCCGGAGGGGCTGTTCGTGGTCAGCGTCAAGCCCGTGACGTTGCCGGCCGAAGTCGCCGCCCGGGCCGGCGAAAGCCCGACGGTCATCGGGGCCGTGGCCGCCAGGAGCAAGAGCAGTCGTCGCCCGCGGCCGGCAAACGGCGAGAGGTTGAAGCGACGCGTATTCCTGGTCATAAATGGCCTCTTTTTAGGGGCGACCGCCCGCCCGCGACCCATGCAAACTTCATTACAGTACAAACAAGCCGGAATTAAGTTAAGCGTTTTAATATTAATATTTTTGTGGGGGCGAGGGGCTGTGCGTCAGGGTGCCGGGCGAGCCGTTTACGGCCTCGATAGAACGACATTGTCCGGCGTGAAGAGCTGCCGGTCGGGGCCGGCGGACCGGTGTTCCGTTAAAGTACGGACGGGCGCCTACCGGAAGAACAGCGGGCTGAAGTAGACCCAGAAGACGAGGATGAGGGCGCCGAGCAGGATGCTCAACCCGAGGTTCATCCGGGATACCGGTTCCGCCCCGCGCGCGGCGGCCGGCGGCGGGAAGACCGCGAGGTTCTTTTCCGTCGGCGGCGGGCCGGCGAGGCTGACGCCCACGAGGACCGCGCCGGAGACGAGGAACAGGATCACGGCGAAGTGGAGGAAGTTGACGCTCGCGTAGGCCTTGAGCCAGGCGCGGTCGTTGATCCAGGCCCAGCCGCTCTTCATCCCGAGCTCGGTGACGAACCGGAACGCGCCGAGCGCGAAGCCCGCCAGCAGGGCGGCGAGCGCGCCCCGGCCGTTCATGCGGCGCCACAGCAGGCCGAGCAGGAACACCACGGCGATCGGCGGCGAGATGTAGGCCTGCACGGACTGGAGGTAGACATAGAGCTGGCTGCTCATCCGGCCGATGAACGGCAGCCACAGCACGCCGACGACCACGAGCGCGACGGTCGCGAGCTGCCCGGCGCGCACGAGCTCCTTCTGCGAGGCCTGCGGCCGAAGGTGGTGGTAGAAATCCATCACGGCCAGGGTCGAGCTGCTGTTGAAGACGCTGGAGAGCGAGCTCATCAGGGCCGCCAGCAGCGCGGCGACGACCAGGCCCTTCACGCCGGACGGCAGGAGGTTTTCCACCATGGTCGCGTACATGTTATCCGGCGCGGTCCCCGGGAACAGCCGCGCGCCCGCGAGGCCGGGCAGGACCAGGATGAAGACCGGCAGGATCTTCAGAAACCCCGCGAAAATCGTCGCGCGTCGCGCGTCGGCCAGGTGGCGGGCGGCGAGGGTGCGCTGCACGATCATCTGGTCCGTACACCAGTACCAGACGCCGAGGATCGGCGCGCCGAAGAGGATGCCGGTCCAGGGGAAGTCGGCGTCCTGGAGGCTTTTCCACACGGAGAAGAACGAGGCGGGCAGCCGCTCGGTGAGGCCGGCGAAGCCGCCGATTTCGGGCCGGGCCATGGCGACGGCGGTCAGCACGATGCCGCCGCCGATCAGGATGCCGGCCTGGAGAA is part of the Kiritimatiellia bacterium genome and encodes:
- a CDS encoding sodium:solute symporter, with the translated sequence MSMLDIVVLLGYFVVVGLIGWASSRKGRADAKAYFLGGGSIGWMAIGASLFASNISAEHFIGLAGSGAASGLAVGQFEWLACFILLLLGWFFVPFYLRTGVFTMPEFLERRYNRSCRNYLSAISLIAYVFTKVSVAVYAGALVLRTILGWNMYVGAIVLLAATGLYTAFGGLRAVIYTDFLQAGILIGGGIVLTAVAMARPEIGGFAGLTERLPASFFSVWKSLQDADFPWTGILFGAPILGVWYWCTDQMIVQRTLAARHLADARRATIFAGFLKILPVFILVLPGLAGARLFPGTAPDNMYATMVENLLPSGVKGLVVAALLAALMSSLSSVFNSSSTLAVMDFYHHLRPQASQKELVRAGQLATVALVVVGVLWLPFIGRMSSQLYVYLQSVQAYISPPIAVVFLLGLLWRRMNGRGALAALLAGFALGAFRFVTELGMKSGWAWINDRAWLKAYASVNFLHFAVILFLVSGAVLVGVSLAGPPPTEKNLAVFPPPAAARGAEPVSRMNLGLSILLGALILVFWVYFSPLFFR